One Thioclava sp. ES.031 genomic window, CCGAATGCGACCCCTTCGCCGAACCCGAGCGCCTGTGGGTGGCCGACGCCTTCCAGCGCCATGCCGGGATCGACCTGCTCGCCACCTGCGACGGGGCCAAGACCGACGCGGAAGCCCTGCGCGCGCAATGCGAGGCGATCGGCTTTGCAGTGGCCGAGGCGGACAGCTGGTCGGACATCGTCTCGAAACTGCTGGTAGCGAAGGTCGAGCCGCATCTGGGCCATGGCCGCGCGACGATTCTGGATCGCTATCCGCTGGCCGAGGCTGCGCTGGCCCGCCCGGCCCCGGATGACGCCCGCGTCGCCGAACGGTTCGAGCTTTACGCCTGCGGGGTCGAACTCGCGAACGGCTTTGGCGAGCTGACCGATCCGGCCGAACAGCGCCGCCGTTTCGAGGGCGATATGGATCTGAAGGAAGAGCTTTACGGCGAGCGTTACCCGATCGACGAAGATTTCCTCGCCGCGCTCGAGATCATGCCCGAGGCGTCGGGCATCGCGCTTGGCTTCGACCGGCTGGTGATGCTCGCGACCAGCGCGCCGAAGATCGAGGATGTGCTCTGGGTGCCGGTGGGCGGCGCGACGGGCTGAGCCTCAGCCCTTCCCGCCCTTCTTCTCGGCGGCATGATCGGCCAGCATCTTGAACGGCACCACCCGCAGGGCATCGCGATGGGTCGAGGCCAGCATCACCTCGGGCGCGCAGCCCTCCTGCACCGCCTGCAAGAAGCGCGAGGCGCACAGGCACCATTGGTCGCCCGGTTTCAGCCCCGGAAAATCATATTCCGGGCGCGGCGTGCTCAGATCGTTGCCGAGATATTTCGAGAATGCGAGAAACTCCGCCGTCATCACCGCGCAGACCGTATGGGAGCCGCTATCCTCCCAGCAGGTATTGCAGCTGCCATCGCGGAAGAACCCGGTGCGGGGCTTGAGGGAACAGGGCTGCAAGGCGCCGCCCAGCACGTTGATCGCCTCATACATCTGCATCGCGCGGCCCTCCCTGTCAGGAAACCTCTGCGATGCGGCGCAACATGGCAAGGTTTTCCTCCTCGACGCCCTCGTCCTTGAAACGCCAGTCGGCGGCGTTGAGCGCGATCACCGTGTCGGTCGCGGGGCTGACATAGATATGCTGGCCATAGATGCCGCGCGCGAAATAATCGCCGCCGTGATCCGCCGTATCGACGGGCACCCACCACTGATAGCCGTAGCCCTCGCCTTTCGGCGCCTGCAGCGCGGTCGATTGCGCAACCCAGTCCTCGGGCACGATCTGGCGCCCGTTCCAGAAGCCCTTTTGCAGGAACATCTGACCGAAACGCGCATAGTCCCGCGTCCGCAGGTTCAGCCCGCCAAGGACGAAGCTGACGCCCAGCCCGTCGGTCAACATTACCGGCGCGGCCTCCAGCCCCATCGGCGCGATCAGCAATTCGCGCATCACCTCCGCCGGATCAGCCCCGGTCGCACCCGCGATCACCATCCCCAGAACATGCGTGTCGATCGAGACATAGAGCATCCGCGCGCCCGGCTCCGCCTCGCGGATCTTGAGCGAAGCGGCGAAGGCGTCCATCGACCGTCCCATCGCGAGAACTCGGCCCATCTTGTTGATATCCGAATGGAAATCCAGATAGTCCTCGTTGAAGGCCACGCCCGAGGACATCACCAGCGCA contains:
- the epmA gene encoding EF-P lysine aminoacylase EpmA; this encodes MPPFWTPERHADRRPALLARNRIQAAIRGWLAAEDFVEVDPCALQVSPGNEAHLHAFATEMIDNDGEARRMYLHTSPEFAMKKLLAAGEPRIAAFAHVWRNREAGKRHSPEFTMLEWYRAGEDYTALMADCAAMLRLAAEAAGSSVLRYGTAECDPFAEPERLWVADAFQRHAGIDLLATCDGAKTDAEALRAQCEAIGFAVAEADSWSDIVSKLLVAKVEPHLGHGRATILDRYPLAEAALARPAPDDARVAERFELYACGVELANGFGELTDPAEQRRRFEGDMDLKEELYGERYPIDEDFLAALEIMPEASGIALGFDRLVMLATSAPKIEDVLWVPVGGATG
- a CDS encoding DUF2237 family protein — its product is MQMYEAINVLGGALQPCSLKPRTGFFRDGSCNTCWEDSGSHTVCAVMTAEFLAFSKYLGNDLSTPRPEYDFPGLKPGDQWCLCASRFLQAVQEGCAPEVMLASTHRDALRVVPFKMLADHAAEKKGGKG
- a CDS encoding serine hydrolase → MKQLGQKAMRGAIRVGMAAALPIAGLAWWKRDEIARLRAVNRLFEPDRIVGNFSNMPALFHSREIARGDGPVSDLARGAEEALPEGVEDWIDRRWVTALVKLRHGQITHERYFRGTAPDDLRISWSMAKSFLSATLGILHHQGVIPDLDAPLTRFAPQLKGSGYEGVTIRDALVMSSGVAFNEDYLDFHSDINKMGRVLAMGRSMDAFAASLKIREAEPGARMLYVSIDTHVLGMVIAGATGADPAEVMRELLIAPMGLEAAPVMLTDGLGVSFVLGGLNLRTRDYARFGQMFLQKGFWNGRQIVPEDWVAQSTALQAPKGEGYGYQWWVPVDTADHGGDYFARGIYGQHIYVSPATDTVIALNAADWRFKDEGVEEENLAMLRRIAEVS